A genomic region of Desulfosarcina ovata subsp. ovata contains the following coding sequences:
- a CDS encoding baseplate J/gp47 family protein: MGRASIAYTNKDYDSLRRELLARVPQLTDRWTDFNASDLGVVLLELFCGVGDMLAYYLDAQAAEAFLPTARQRQNVINLCKHISYRLDSPVAATTNLRFSLAAPLDADLVIPEGTACRARLEDEDVEFETAKDATIPTGQMTVEVGARQGIRKTETFSGTGEPGQKINLTGTAVAQGSIRIRIQDREWIEVLHFQESDAESLHFQSDTDALDKTRIVFGDGMRGFVPTAGVEIEVAYLETLGASGNIGVNLVNELLTPVYLDSQQVALTVDNPVPATGGTDRETLEHARKQAPAEVRSLWKAVTKEDYQALAEGYPGVAKAQILDVNDCGNIRYYQVNLAVAPDGGGPPSTLLKEDLAQYLESRKVITVEINLFEPVYRPVVIDAEIFVYAGEDLDLVHSRVEQALDDFFAFDRMSFGVPVHFSDLVSAIDAVRGVSHVNMFTPQQDVEIRAGEIAVIGTLNLDVRRAV; this comes from the coding sequence ATGGGCAGAGCCAGTATCGCTTATACAAACAAGGACTACGACTCCTTGCGTCGGGAACTTCTGGCGCGGGTGCCGCAGCTGACCGACCGCTGGACGGATTTCAACGCGTCCGACCTCGGTGTCGTTCTTCTCGAACTTTTCTGCGGCGTCGGCGATATGCTGGCGTACTATCTGGACGCTCAGGCCGCCGAAGCCTTTCTGCCCACCGCCCGCCAGCGGCAAAACGTCATCAATCTTTGCAAACATATCAGCTACCGGTTGGACTCACCGGTGGCTGCCACAACCAATTTGCGCTTCTCCCTGGCCGCGCCTCTTGACGCGGATCTGGTCATACCGGAAGGAACAGCGTGCAGGGCCCGTCTGGAAGACGAAGATGTCGAGTTTGAGACGGCCAAAGACGCCACCATCCCGACCGGCCAGATGACGGTCGAAGTAGGCGCGCGCCAGGGGATTCGCAAAACTGAAACCTTTTCCGGCACGGGCGAGCCTGGTCAGAAGATCAATCTCACCGGGACGGCGGTCGCTCAAGGTAGCATCCGCATCCGGATACAAGACCGGGAGTGGATAGAGGTCCTTCACTTCCAGGAAAGCGATGCCGAATCCCTTCACTTTCAATCCGACACAGACGCCCTGGACAAGACCCGTATCGTCTTTGGTGACGGCATGCGCGGATTTGTTCCAACCGCCGGAGTGGAAATCGAGGTGGCGTATCTCGAAACCCTGGGCGCGTCTGGCAACATCGGAGTAAATCTGGTTAATGAGCTGCTGACGCCCGTTTATCTCGACAGTCAACAAGTCGCTCTCACAGTCGACAACCCGGTTCCGGCCACCGGCGGGACCGACCGGGAGACCCTGGAGCACGCTCGCAAACAGGCCCCTGCCGAAGTGCGGTCACTGTGGAAGGCGGTCACCAAGGAAGATTATCAGGCGCTTGCGGAGGGATATCCCGGTGTCGCCAAGGCACAGATTCTCGATGTCAACGACTGCGGAAATATCCGTTATTACCAGGTCAACCTGGCTGTCGCCCCGGACGGCGGCGGACCACCCTCAACACTTCTTAAAGAGGACCTTGCCCAATATCTGGAATCGCGCAAGGTCATCACAGTAGAGATCAATCTTTTTGAACCGGTATATCGGCCTGTGGTTATCGACGCGGAGATATTCGTCTATGCGGGAGAAGACCTGGATCTGGTGCACAGCCGGGTCGAGCAGGCGCTGGATGATTTTTTCGCCTTTGACCGGATGAGTTTCGGCGTACCGGTGCATTTCTCCGACCTGGTTTCCGCGATCGACGCCGTGCGCGGTGTGAGCCACGTTAACATGTTCACTCCGCAGCAGGATGTTGAAATCCGAGCCGGTGAAATCGCCGTCATCGGCACGCTGAATCTCGATGTCAGGAGGGCTGTTTGA
- a CDS encoding phage tail protein, whose protein sequence is MASYFEKKLIDLLPPLYRERDGSGDLQTLLNVPAASFDEIKELIDRFPELFDVDRCEDRFLPFLGEIVGHRFDPLADAPTQRRLIREAVEIYRRKGTIPAISRSLTDIGWRGGIEETFHKALRLNRRSLVGRSKLPGLIYSLGVYRIESDNVVQGVRPALDFHHPASTRVFFLQWLYSLLSMESDFEAVIKKVVERVCLGHLHETFVVNHNALNTDYHLTRKNKTWGLWRITDGTTLLQDIERAGVCLSRWHGRTPRFRLNSVPLNSDRLPNLWISERKFAVCCGIDTKPTSDTTTPVVRLAGQDLNRSRLNQSAPACKIKFRQKDLVSEALHSESENQGNRRTHRYGRRSRLSHWFKVGHSRVNGIDKVSGAAAGRHLFITAYAHADWPEVSGAWDVVDRWRARRPGFSLNSRTLNSTEITDAYITEARASFELTVDTGIPRRRRMETLLLNSRRLNHTGLRLSVDRTRPMRLGRMPLNGSGFRLSEPCLRWRFRQKDDHAEVQAGIDAAANQYTVTQWPAA, encoded by the coding sequence ATGGCATCCTATTTCGAGAAAAAACTCATCGACTTACTGCCCCCGCTTTACCGCGAGCGTGACGGTTCTGGTGATCTGCAGACTCTTCTCAATGTCCCCGCGGCCAGTTTCGATGAGATAAAGGAACTGATCGATAGATTTCCAGAACTCTTTGACGTCGACCGCTGCGAAGACAGGTTTCTCCCGTTCCTCGGAGAGATCGTGGGACATCGCTTCGATCCCCTTGCCGATGCCCCGACCCAGCGCAGGCTCATTCGTGAGGCCGTGGAGATCTATCGGCGTAAAGGGACTATTCCGGCGATCAGCAGGTCTCTCACTGACATCGGTTGGCGGGGAGGTATAGAAGAAACCTTCCACAAGGCGTTGCGGCTTAATCGGCGCTCCCTGGTGGGACGTTCAAAGCTGCCCGGGTTGATCTACAGTCTCGGCGTTTATCGCATCGAAAGCGACAACGTCGTACAAGGGGTTCGTCCGGCACTGGATTTCCATCACCCGGCAAGTACCAGGGTCTTTTTTCTGCAGTGGCTCTACTCGCTGCTGTCTATGGAATCGGATTTTGAGGCGGTTATTAAAAAGGTGGTGGAACGCGTCTGTCTCGGCCATCTGCATGAAACTTTCGTGGTCAATCACAATGCGCTGAACACCGACTACCACCTGACCCGCAAGAACAAGACCTGGGGCTTGTGGCGGATTACGGACGGCACAACGCTCCTGCAGGATATTGAACGAGCCGGAGTATGCCTCTCGCGCTGGCACGGACGCACACCGCGGTTCCGGTTAAATAGTGTACCGCTCAATTCCGACCGGCTGCCCAATCTCTGGATAAGCGAGCGAAAGTTCGCCGTCTGCTGCGGGATCGATACCAAACCAACATCTGATACCACAACGCCGGTCGTGCGACTGGCGGGTCAGGATCTGAACCGGTCTCGACTCAATCAATCCGCTCCGGCCTGCAAGATAAAATTTCGACAGAAAGATCTGGTATCCGAGGCACTTCACAGTGAATCGGAAAATCAGGGGAACCGGCGGACCCATCGTTATGGTCGTCGTTCACGACTTTCTCACTGGTTCAAAGTGGGCCATTCCCGCGTGAACGGTATAGACAAGGTGTCCGGCGCGGCTGCCGGCAGGCATCTGTTCATCACTGCCTATGCCCATGCGGACTGGCCGGAGGTTTCTGGAGCCTGGGACGTGGTGGACCGCTGGCGTGCTCGTCGTCCCGGATTTTCATTGAACAGCCGAACCCTGAACTCAACTGAAATCACCGACGCATACATCACCGAGGCTCGAGCATCGTTCGAGCTGACTGTGGATACAGGCATTCCCCGCCGCCGACGCATGGAGACACTGCTTCTCAATAGCCGCAGGCTCAACCACACTGGGCTCCGCCTTTCGGTGGATCGTACCCGGCCGATGCGTTTGGGCCGCATGCCGCTGAACGGCTCCGGTTTTCGCTTGTCCGAGCCGTGCCTGCGCTGGCGCTTCCGGCAAAAGGATGACCACGCGGAAGTCCAGGCCGGAATCGACGCGGCGGCCAATCAGTACACTGTCACGCAATGGCCGGCGGCATAG
- a CDS encoding GPW/gp25 family protein — translation MMGLDFLGKGLKFPFRFRQRSGGAQISSATSLEHEHIRESIIQILGTRPGERFMRPEFGSRLKDLIFEPNDEVLKGLIRHYVIEAVKRWEKRVVITDVSFDDSSQNIDRHILPVRISYRVIQSQVEGNLVYPFYREPLQVSAPRQFRAIAGK, via the coding sequence ATGATGGGACTCGATTTTCTCGGAAAGGGACTGAAATTTCCCTTCAGATTCCGGCAACGCTCGGGTGGGGCGCAGATCTCTTCAGCCACTTCGCTGGAACATGAACACATCCGCGAAAGCATTATCCAGATCCTCGGCACCCGCCCGGGCGAACGATTCATGCGCCCCGAATTCGGCTCCCGGCTTAAGGACCTCATTTTTGAGCCCAACGATGAAGTTCTGAAAGGCCTGATCCGCCATTACGTCATCGAGGCCGTCAAACGCTGGGAAAAGCGGGTGGTCATCACCGACGTATCCTTTGACGACTCATCGCAGAATATCGACCGCCACATTTTGCCGGTCCGCATCTCCTACCGCGTTATTCAGAGCCAGGTGGAAGGTAACCTGGTTTACCCCTTCTATCGCGAGCCGCTTCAAGTTTCCGCTCCCCGACAGTTCCGCGCCATTGCCGGTAAGTAA